A genomic stretch from Bradyrhizobium quebecense includes:
- a CDS encoding NrsF family protein, with protein sequence MDTDQLIRTLTADNAYRPRPIGLALMLALLAAAPVSLLIFFAELGVRPDVMTAMHNPFFDLKFAVTLALAASAIAVSLHLSRPEASLRSFGWWLLIPAGILVAAISGEMMMPQRTPMMTRLIGKNSVACMTAIPAMSLPLLVGALYGLRQGAPARPAIAGAVAGLLSAGLAATVYASHCTDDSPLFVATWYTLATAIVASVGALMGARALRY encoded by the coding sequence ATGGACACCGATCAACTCATTCGAACCCTGACCGCCGACAATGCCTATCGGCCTCGTCCGATCGGCCTTGCGCTGATGTTGGCGCTGCTGGCGGCGGCGCCGGTCTCGCTGCTGATCTTCTTCGCCGAGCTCGGCGTGCGGCCCGACGTGATGACCGCGATGCATAATCCGTTCTTCGATCTGAAATTCGCGGTGACGCTGGCGCTCGCCGCCTCGGCGATTGCGGTCAGCCTGCATCTGTCGCGGCCGGAAGCCTCGCTGCGCAGCTTCGGCTGGTGGCTGCTGATTCCCGCCGGCATCCTCGTTGCCGCGATCAGCGGCGAGATGATGATGCCGCAGCGCACGCCGATGATGACGCGCCTGATCGGCAAGAACTCGGTGGCGTGCATGACCGCGATCCCCGCCATGTCGCTGCCGCTCTTGGTCGGCGCGCTGTACGGGCTGCGGCAGGGCGCACCGGCGCGGCCTGCGATCGCGGGCGCAGTCGCAGGCCTGCTCTCGGCAGGGCTCGCGGCCACCGTCTATGCGTCGCACTGCACCGATGACTCGCCGCTGTTCGTTGCCACCTGGTACACGCTGGCGACAGCGATCGTCGCAAGTGTCGGCGCGCTGATGGGAGCGAGGGCGCTACGATACTAG
- a CDS encoding sigma-70 family RNA polymerase sigma factor, protein MREREDEWTDLMRSAISGDDAAYHRLLKAITPVLRAAARRGLARAGQPVDQSEDIVQDILLAVHLKRQTWDTSAPFAPWLFAIARNKLIDALRRRGRRIFVNIDDFAETLPGEIPEPTASPGEVTAQLQALPARQRDVLQSIAVDSTSIKDTAAKFAMTEGAVRVALHRGLASLTAKLRDR, encoded by the coding sequence GTGCGCGAACGTGAGGATGAATGGACCGACCTGATGCGGTCGGCCATTTCAGGCGATGACGCGGCGTATCATCGCCTGCTCAAGGCCATCACGCCGGTACTCCGTGCCGCGGCGCGGCGTGGCTTGGCGCGCGCGGGACAACCGGTCGATCAGTCCGAGGACATCGTGCAGGACATCTTGTTGGCGGTGCACTTGAAGCGGCAGACCTGGGACACGAGCGCGCCGTTCGCGCCGTGGCTGTTCGCGATCGCGCGCAACAAGCTGATCGACGCCCTGCGCCGCCGCGGCAGGCGCATCTTCGTCAATATCGATGATTTCGCCGAGACGCTGCCGGGGGAAATACCGGAGCCGACGGCCTCGCCCGGCGAGGTGACCGCCCAGTTGCAGGCGTTGCCCGCGCGGCAGCGCGACGTGCTGCAATCGATCGCGGTCGACAGCACCTCGATCAAGGACACCGCCGCGAAATTCGCGATGACCGAGGGCGCGGTGCGGGTCGCACTGCATCGTGGGCTTGCGAGCCTGACCGCGAAATTACGGGACCGATGA
- a CDS encoding GGDEF domain-containing protein, producing the protein MGSAASSLPSPIAGTSESGRPRLTRERLTRRARQRRQIQSMIAACFVLDAVVLLIYAHAGTTSVPVAAGYALTGLSLVVIYVLLSERGFHERFRDHYLVAPQSAVNMVNLLVFTYIAPEVGVLFLCNLFVVFGFGALRTSARQTAIIWTIMVLGLAALFLGTDKAIGMPTGTRIDRLATMLVFALTIGRCMYLGIFSNSMQQSLYQSGVKLKEAYRRIEELAELDELTGTSNRRSIMRTLEEEIARCARNGGSCAVALIDLDHFKRINDVYGHPIGDEALRTFAIGMFANLRSIDRFGRYGGEEFLLVLPDLSQDQAMRALERLRAIIAGLDWSAFSPGMQVTISAGVTTLKPHENSDTLLARADGALYAAKARGRNRIASA; encoded by the coding sequence ATGGGCAGCGCTGCGTCGTCACTTCCCAGCCCGATCGCGGGTACATCGGAAAGCGGCCGTCCCAGACTGACGCGCGAGCGCCTGACGCGCCGAGCCAGGCAGCGCCGCCAGATCCAGTCGATGATCGCCGCCTGCTTCGTGCTCGATGCCGTCGTGCTGCTGATCTACGCCCATGCCGGCACCACGTCGGTCCCGGTGGCGGCGGGCTATGCCCTGACCGGCCTCTCCCTCGTCGTCATCTATGTGCTGCTTTCGGAGCGCGGCTTTCACGAGCGCTTCCGCGACCACTACCTGGTCGCGCCGCAATCGGCCGTCAACATGGTGAACCTGCTGGTGTTCACCTACATCGCGCCGGAAGTCGGCGTGCTGTTCCTCTGCAACCTGTTCGTGGTGTTCGGCTTCGGTGCGCTGCGTACCTCGGCGCGCCAGACCGCGATCATCTGGACCATCATGGTGCTGGGCCTCGCCGCGCTGTTCCTCGGCACCGACAAGGCGATCGGGATGCCGACCGGCACCAGGATCGACCGCCTCGCCACCATGCTGGTGTTCGCGCTGACGATCGGGCGCTGCATGTATCTCGGCATCTTCTCGAACTCGATGCAGCAATCGCTGTATCAGAGCGGCGTGAAGCTGAAGGAGGCCTATCGGCGCATCGAGGAGCTCGCCGAGCTCGACGAGTTGACCGGCACCTCCAACCGCCGCAGCATCATGCGCACGCTCGAGGAGGAGATCGCGCGCTGCGCCCGCAACGGCGGCTCCTGCGCGGTGGCGCTGATCGACCTCGACCATTTCAAGCGCATCAACGACGTTTACGGCCATCCAATCGGCGACGAGGCGCTTCGTACCTTTGCCATCGGCATGTTCGCCAATCTCCGCAGCATCGATCGCTTCGGCCGTTACGGCGGCGAGGAATTCCTGCTGGTGCTGCCCGACCTGTCGCAGGATCAGGCGATGCGCGCGCTCGAGCGGCTGCGCGCGATTATCGCCGGCCTCGACTGGAGCGCATTCTCGCCCGGCATGCAGGTGACGATCTCCGCAGGCGTCACGACGCTCAAGCCGCACGAAAACTCCGATACGTTACTCGCCCGCGCCGATGGCGCGCTTTACGCAGCCAAGGCGAGGGGACGCAACCGCATCGCCAGTGCCTAA
- a CDS encoding TIGR03809 family protein, giving the protein MTHRTDVARGQEIVARWCNLAEQRLEHLNELFETGRWRRYHSEQAFLENIREARAAVDIWRELLTREASLDNSPVDLSWLGRGKSKLPPRDLSSVQQRRSETATLAEAAMTAVAAAMETAAEVLEQPPVVADAPPLEKPPPVMPPPVLDLDTIQRRYPLLRNAL; this is encoded by the coding sequence ATGACACATCGGACCGACGTGGCCAGAGGCCAGGAGATCGTTGCACGCTGGTGCAACCTTGCCGAGCAAAGGCTGGAGCACCTCAACGAGCTGTTCGAAACCGGACGCTGGCGCCGCTATCACAGCGAGCAGGCCTTTCTCGAAAACATCAGGGAAGCCCGGGCCGCGGTCGACATCTGGCGCGAATTGCTGACCCGCGAAGCCTCGCTCGACAATTCGCCGGTCGATCTGTCCTGGCTCGGCCGCGGCAAGTCGAAGCTGCCGCCGCGCGATCTTTCGTCGGTGCAGCAGCGCCGCTCGGAGACGGCGACATTGGCCGAGGCCGCGATGACCGCAGTCGCGGCCGCGATGGAAACGGCCGCCGAGGTCCTCGAGCAGCCGCCCGTTGTGGCCGACGCACCGCCGCTGGAGAAGCCCCCTCCGGTCATGCCGCCGCCGGTGCTCGATCTCGACACCATCCAGCGGCGCTATCCGCTGCTGCGCAACGCGCTGTAG
- a CDS encoding acetyl-CoA hydrolase/transferase C-terminal domain-containing protein → MPKLFSDPEAIAEHIVRDVGTELVVGLPLGLGKANHIVNALYARAVADRSINLTLFSALTLEKPKPKSLLEQRFIGPVIDRLFGLYPDLAYAEALHRGALPPNIKVIEFFFLAGQWLHQPFAQQHYISANYTHAASYLLSRGLNVVPQLVAKRVVDGVPRYSLSCNTDTTLDVLRARAQGRASFKLIGQVNSELPFMPGPGDLPADEFAAVLDSPDTDFPLFAPPSEPISDTKYAIGLHAAGLVRDGGTLQIGIGQVGDALAQGLVVRHRDNGQFHGIMQRLAPGSAQLAVAETGPFEKGLYGVSEMLFEAFLGLIDAGILKRDVGGVIVHGAFFLGPQSFYRALREMTGEQLARIQMMPVSFTNEIFGDEDGKRRARVDARFVNNAMMATLLGAAISDGLENGQVVSGVGGQYNFVAQAFALEGARSVLALEATHQSGRQTQSNIRWSYGHETIPRHLRDVFVTEYGVADVRGKSDADVIAAMLQVADSRFQGELMRQAKDAGKLPRNHEIPAAHRENYPERISTALKPARDAGLLPSFPFGSDFTDVEQRLIPALQILQKAQQTPLQLAGLLWQGMRHPPDAADRECLARLGLDKPTHFAERAYRALVTAALQWSRVD, encoded by the coding sequence ATGCCGAAACTCTTCTCTGATCCCGAGGCGATCGCGGAGCACATCGTTCGTGACGTCGGAACCGAACTTGTGGTGGGGCTGCCGCTCGGCCTCGGCAAGGCCAACCACATCGTCAACGCGCTGTACGCGCGGGCGGTCGCCGACCGCTCGATCAATCTGACGCTGTTCTCGGCGCTGACGCTGGAAAAGCCGAAGCCGAAGAGCCTGCTCGAACAGCGCTTCATCGGTCCCGTGATCGATCGCCTGTTCGGCCTCTATCCGGATCTCGCCTATGCGGAGGCGCTGCATCGCGGCGCGCTTCCGCCCAACATCAAGGTGATCGAGTTCTTCTTCCTCGCCGGGCAATGGCTGCATCAGCCATTCGCCCAGCAGCACTACATTTCCGCCAACTACACCCACGCGGCGTCATACCTGCTGTCGCGCGGACTGAATGTCGTTCCCCAACTCGTCGCCAAGCGCGTGGTCGACGGCGTGCCGCGCTACAGCCTGAGCTGCAACACCGACACGACGCTCGACGTGCTGCGCGCCCGTGCGCAGGGGCGGGCCTCATTCAAGCTGATCGGCCAGGTCAATTCCGAGCTGCCGTTCATGCCGGGGCCCGGCGATCTGCCGGCGGATGAATTCGCCGCGGTGCTCGACAGTCCCGACACCGACTTCCCGCTGTTCGCGCCGCCGTCGGAGCCGATCAGCGACACCAAATATGCGATCGGATTGCACGCCGCGGGTCTGGTCCGCGACGGCGGCACGCTGCAGATCGGGATCGGGCAGGTCGGCGATGCGCTGGCGCAGGGGCTCGTGGTGCGCCACCGCGACAACGGCCAATTCCACGGCATCATGCAGCGGCTTGCGCCCGGTAGCGCACAGCTCGCGGTGGCCGAGACCGGGCCGTTCGAGAAGGGCCTCTATGGCGTCAGCGAGATGCTGTTCGAGGCGTTTCTCGGGCTGATCGACGCCGGCATTCTCAAGCGCGACGTTGGCGGCGTGATCGTGCATGGCGCATTCTTTCTGGGTCCGCAATCCTTCTATCGGGCGCTGCGCGAGATGACGGGCGAGCAGCTGGCGCGAATCCAGATGATGCCGGTGTCCTTCACCAACGAGATCTTCGGCGACGAGGACGGCAAGCGCCGCGCCCGCGTCGATGCGCGCTTCGTCAACAACGCGATGATGGCGACGCTGCTGGGCGCTGCGATCTCCGACGGGCTCGAGAACGGCCAGGTCGTGAGCGGCGTCGGCGGCCAGTATAATTTCGTGGCGCAGGCATTCGCGCTCGAGGGTGCGCGCTCGGTGCTGGCGCTGGAGGCGACCCATCAGTCCGGCAGGCAGACGCAGTCGAACATCCGCTGGTCCTACGGTCACGAGACCATTCCACGGCACCTGCGCGATGTCTTCGTCACCGAATACGGCGTCGCCGATGTCAGGGGGAAGTCCGATGCCGACGTGATCGCCGCGATGCTGCAGGTGGCGGACTCGCGCTTCCAGGGCGAGTTGATGCGGCAAGCCAAGGATGCCGGCAAGCTGCCGCGCAATCACGAAATCCCGGCCGCTCACCGCGAAAATTATCCCGAGCGCATCAGCACTGCGCTGAAGCCCGCACGTGACGCAGGTCTGCTGCCGTCATTCCCGTTCGGCAGCGATTTCACCGACGTCGAGCAACGGCTGATTCCGGCCCTGCAGATATTGCAGAAGGCGCAGCAGACCCCGCTGCAACTCGCCGGCCTGCTGTGGCAGGGGATGCGGCATCCGCCTGACGCCGCCGACCGCGAATGCCTGGCGCGGCTCGGTCTCGACAAGCCGACTCATTTCGCCGAGCGCGCCTATCGCGCGCTCGTCACCGCAGCATTGCAGTGGAGCCGCGTGGATTAA
- a CDS encoding enoyl-CoA hydratase, translating to MATFEFIIVESKGPVSVITLNRPKMLNALSFGVFREIAAAVDDLEADDKIGCVLITGSEKAFAAGADIKEMQPKGFIDMFNSDFTAIGGDRVARCRKPTIAAVAGYALGGGCELAMMCDIIIAADTAKFGQPEITLGTIPGIGGTQRLTRAIGKSKAMDLCLTGRMMDAAEAERSGLVSRIVPADKLLEEALAAAEKIASMSRPTAAMAKEAINRAFETPLSEGMNVERNLFHSTFALEDRSEGMAAFIEKRKPVNKNR from the coding sequence ATGGCTACGTTCGAATTCATCATCGTCGAAAGCAAGGGACCGGTCAGCGTCATCACGCTGAACCGGCCGAAAATGTTGAACGCGCTGTCGTTCGGCGTGTTCCGCGAGATCGCCGCGGCGGTGGACGATCTCGAGGCCGACGACAAGATCGGCTGCGTCCTGATCACCGGCAGCGAGAAGGCCTTCGCGGCGGGTGCCGATATCAAGGAAATGCAACCGAAGGGCTTCATCGACATGTTCAACAGCGACTTCACCGCCATCGGCGGCGACCGCGTTGCCCGTTGCCGCAAGCCGACCATTGCCGCGGTCGCGGGCTATGCGCTCGGCGGCGGCTGCGAGCTTGCGATGATGTGCGACATCATCATCGCCGCCGACACCGCCAAGTTCGGCCAGCCGGAAATCACCCTCGGCACCATCCCGGGCATCGGCGGCACGCAGCGCCTGACCCGCGCGATCGGCAAGTCGAAGGCGATGGATCTCTGCCTCACCGGACGCATGATGGATGCGGCGGAAGCCGAGCGCTCGGGCCTCGTGTCGCGGATCGTTCCAGCCGACAAGCTGCTGGAAGAGGCGCTTGCCGCAGCCGAGAAGATCGCCTCGATGTCGCGTCCGACCGCCGCCATGGCCAAGGAGGCTATCAACCGCGCGTTCGAGACGCCGCTTTCGGAAGGCATGAATGTCGAGCGCAACCTGTTCCACTCGACCTTCGCACTCGAGGATCGCTCCGAGGGCATGGCGGCCTTCATCGAGAAGCGCAAGCCGGTCAACAAGAACCGTTAA
- a CDS encoding TIGR03808 family TAT-translocated repetitive protein — MDVNRRHLIGASAAGVAGALAMSPDAARAAQSAGSLGRDVTQYGVRPGSPDDQTRNLQRAIDDAARAQVPLAFPPGVYRTGLLRLAPGSQLIGVRGASRLAFNGGASLLEGEGAGGIVLMGLTFDGGNVPLPARRGLVHCLSGRDIRITDCQFTDSGGSGIWFEQMSGDVSNNVFTGIASTALVSFDALGLIVSRNTIKGTNDNGIEILRTAIGDDGSIVVDNRIEDIKAGPGGSGQYGNAINAFRAGNVIVRGNRISNCDFSAVRGNSASNIHITDNSVSNVREVALYSEFAFEAAVIANNTVDGAAIGVSVCNFNEGGRIAVVQGNIIRNLLLKRPIGTDPNDGAGIGIYVEADSAVTGNVIENAPTFGIVAGWGKYLRDVAISGNVVRKAFVGIGVSVVPGAGTALINNNMISETPRGAVVGLDHARPVTTDLSVGGAQQYAQLVVGANAVRR; from the coding sequence ATGGATGTCAACCGCCGCCATCTGATCGGAGCCTCCGCCGCCGGCGTCGCCGGCGCGCTTGCAATGTCGCCGGACGCGGCGCGCGCCGCGCAGTCGGCCGGCTCGCTCGGCCGCGACGTCACGCAATATGGCGTCCGTCCCGGCAGCCCCGACGACCAGACCCGCAATTTGCAGCGCGCGATCGATGACGCCGCGCGCGCGCAGGTGCCGCTGGCGTTCCCGCCCGGCGTCTATCGCACCGGCCTGTTGCGGCTTGCGCCCGGCAGCCAGCTGATCGGCGTGCGCGGCGCCAGCCGGCTCGCGTTCAACGGCGGCGCCTCGCTGCTGGAAGGCGAAGGCGCCGGCGGCATCGTCCTGATGGGCCTTACCTTCGACGGCGGCAACGTTCCGCTGCCGGCGCGGCGCGGCCTCGTCCATTGCCTGTCCGGCCGCGACATCCGCATCACCGATTGCCAGTTCACCGACAGTGGCGGCAGCGGCATCTGGTTCGAGCAGATGTCGGGCGACGTCAGCAACAACGTCTTCACCGGCATCGCGTCGACGGCGCTGGTGTCGTTCGACGCACTCGGCCTCATCGTCTCGCGCAACACCATCAAGGGCACCAACGATAACGGCATCGAGATCCTGCGCACCGCGATCGGCGACGACGGCTCGATCGTCGTCGACAACCGCATCGAGGACATCAAGGCCGGTCCCGGCGGCTCCGGGCAGTACGGCAACGCCATCAACGCCTTCCGCGCCGGCAACGTGATCGTGCGCGGCAACCGCATCAGCAATTGCGACTTCTCGGCGGTGCGCGGCAATTCGGCCTCCAACATCCACATCACCGACAACAGCGTCAGCAATGTCCGCGAGGTCGCCCTCTATTCGGAGTTCGCGTTCGAGGCCGCGGTCATCGCCAACAACACCGTCGACGGCGCCGCGATCGGCGTCTCCGTGTGCAATTTCAACGAAGGCGGCCGCATCGCGGTGGTCCAGGGCAACATCATCCGCAACCTGCTGCTGAAGCGCCCGATCGGTACCGACCCAAACGACGGGGCCGGCATCGGCATCTATGTCGAGGCCGACAGCGCCGTCACCGGCAATGTGATCGAGAATGCGCCGACCTTCGGCATCGTCGCCGGTTGGGGCAAGTATCTGCGCGACGTCGCGATTTCGGGCAATGTCGTGCGCAAGGCGTTCGTCGGGATCGGCGTCTCGGTGGTGCCGGGCGCCGGCACCGCGCTGATCAACAACAACATGATCTCGGAAACCCCGCGCGGCGCGGTGGTCGGGCTCGACCACGCCCGCCCTGTTACCACCGACCTGTCGGTGGGCGGCGCCCAGCAATATGCGCAGCTGGTGGTCGGCGCGAACGCGGTGCGGCGCTAA
- a CDS encoding DUF2336 domain-containing protein yields the protein MSSKPETAPESLLDELQTTLAHGTVARRVETLRRVTDLFINGSVNYSDQQIVLFDDVFQCLLEHIENAAKALLANRLAPIETAPPQTIRTLAFDDLIEVAGPVLTLSPRLDDDTLIETARSKSQAHLLAISNRKTLSGAVTDVLVLRGNDEVIQSAVNNPGAEFTERGFTRLVSRAEGDDNLSTCVGLRPNIPRHLYLKLVAKASDTVRQRLEAANPQQAKEIPIAVKEATRRARSAPAAVTPNTTIAHALVKSLYQDGRLDEFQLAAFAEAGKFDETNASLAALANVSVSIAENMMIETRAEGVMILAKVSGLSWSTVRSIINLRDDISGGEPTDLQACKDTYERLRPSTAQQVLRFHRMQQSAPAA from the coding sequence ATGAGTTCGAAGCCCGAGACCGCCCCCGAAAGTCTGCTCGACGAGCTGCAGACGACGCTCGCGCACGGCACCGTCGCACGCCGTGTCGAGACGCTGCGCCGCGTGACCGACCTCTTCATCAACGGCTCGGTCAACTATTCGGACCAGCAGATCGTGCTGTTCGACGACGTTTTCCAATGCCTGCTCGAGCACATCGAAAACGCGGCCAAGGCGCTGCTCGCCAACCGCCTCGCCCCGATCGAGACCGCACCGCCGCAGACCATCCGTACCCTTGCATTCGACGACCTGATCGAGGTCGCAGGCCCTGTGCTGACGCTGTCGCCGCGGCTCGACGACGACACCCTGATCGAGACCGCGCGCAGCAAAAGCCAGGCGCATCTGCTCGCGATCTCCAACCGCAAGACGCTGAGCGGCGCCGTCACCGACGTGCTGGTGCTGCGCGGCAACGACGAGGTGATCCAGAGCGCGGTCAACAATCCCGGCGCGGAATTCACCGAGCGCGGCTTCACCCGGCTGGTCAGCCGCGCCGAGGGCGACGACAATCTGTCGACCTGCGTCGGCCTGCGCCCGAACATCCCGCGGCATCTCTATCTCAAGCTGGTCGCCAAGGCCTCGGACACGGTTAGGCAGCGGCTCGAGGCTGCCAATCCGCAGCAGGCCAAGGAGATTCCGATCGCGGTGAAGGAAGCGACACGACGCGCGCGCTCGGCGCCCGCCGCCGTGACGCCGAACACCACGATCGCGCATGCGCTGGTCAAGTCGCTCTACCAGGACGGCCGGCTCGACGAATTCCAGCTCGCGGCCTTCGCCGAGGCCGGCAAGTTCGACGAGACCAATGCCTCGCTTGCCGCGCTCGCCAATGTCTCGGTCAGCATCGCCGAGAACATGATGATCGAAACCCGTGCCGAGGGCGTGATGATCCTGGCCAAGGTCTCGGGCCTGTCATGGTCGACGGTGCGGTCGATCATCAATCTGCGCGACGACATCTCGGGCGGTGAGCCGACCGATTTGCAGGCCTGCAAGGACACCTATGAGCGGCTGCGGCCGTCGACCGCGCAGCAAGTGCTGCGCTTCCATCGCATGCAGCAGTCGGCGCCCGCGGCCTAG
- a CDS encoding S8 family serine peptidase: MTANSRTRSTNRAAIAAAALLLVSVAGSAYAQNFMRSPIGGRPQFSIGPRVNPGIGRAGGNAGGGLDGTAGRAPLHGPATSWTGEGPRSSMPPPHVRDAPRFSSDCDDGTRQCSGRPVAVNGGGKGAARKGRAGGGGSSRAQDVAATRTVPNELVAEIDGALTETQTDALARRHGLRRIASQNIPLLGATIGLFRTDGNRSADAVARDLASDSSVRSVQPNYRYALQDQKPPAGGSDPAQYAQAQLRLPEAHRLARGMNVTIAVIDSGVDAAHPELANTVADTFDALGSKDGPHAHGTAVAGVIAARVRLTGSAPEVRILAIRAFGAAAGGAESTSYVILRSLDYAVAHGAQIVNMSFAGPQDALVARAVAAAAARDVVLVAAAGNAGPKSPPLYPAANPDVIAVGGIDAGERLMAASNRGSYIALAAPGADLLVPVPDGKYQLMSGTSFSAAFVSGIAALVLERSPALKPAEVRKVLTGTARDLGTPGRDDLFGAGEADALAAVMAATSAPVAATLDKPSQPAHEADGNNTSVSRALNEAAPSIASDDSAANHRAAQ, encoded by the coding sequence ATGACCGCCAACAGCCGGACCAGATCGACGAACAGAGCGGCCATTGCGGCCGCGGCGTTGTTGCTGGTCTCTGTTGCCGGCTCGGCCTACGCCCAGAATTTCATGCGATCGCCGATCGGCGGCAGGCCGCAGTTCTCCATCGGGCCGCGGGTCAATCCCGGCATCGGCAGGGCCGGTGGCAACGCCGGCGGCGGGCTGGACGGCACGGCTGGCCGCGCGCCGCTCCACGGCCCGGCGACGTCGTGGACCGGCGAGGGACCGCGATCGAGCATGCCGCCACCCCATGTGCGTGACGCCCCCCGTTTCTCTTCCGATTGCGATGACGGCACGCGCCAATGCTCCGGCCGGCCGGTCGCCGTGAACGGTGGCGGCAAGGGCGCTGCGAGGAAGGGCAGGGCCGGCGGTGGCGGCAGCAGCCGCGCGCAGGACGTGGCGGCCACGCGAACCGTGCCGAACGAACTCGTGGCGGAGATCGACGGCGCATTGACCGAGACCCAGACCGACGCGCTGGCGCGTCGCCATGGCCTGAGGCGGATCGCCTCGCAGAACATCCCGCTGCTGGGCGCGACGATCGGCCTGTTCCGCACGGACGGCAATCGCTCCGCCGACGCGGTGGCCCGCGACCTCGCAAGCGACAGCAGCGTCCGCTCCGTGCAGCCGAACTACCGTTACGCGCTGCAGGACCAGAAGCCGCCAGCGGGCGGCAGTGATCCGGCGCAATACGCCCAGGCGCAGCTGCGTCTGCCGGAGGCGCACAGGCTGGCGCGCGGGATGAACGTCACCATTGCCGTCATCGACTCCGGCGTTGATGCCGCCCATCCGGAACTGGCCAACACGGTCGCGGATACGTTCGATGCGCTCGGTAGCAAGGATGGCCCGCATGCCCACGGCACCGCCGTCGCCGGCGTGATCGCTGCGCGCGTCAGGCTGACGGGGAGCGCGCCGGAAGTGCGGATCCTGGCCATCCGTGCCTTTGGTGCGGCCGCCGGCGGCGCCGAGAGCACGTCCTACGTGATCCTCAGGAGCCTCGATTACGCGGTGGCGCACGGCGCGCAGATCGTGAACATGAGCTTTGCCGGACCGCAGGACGCACTTGTCGCGCGCGCCGTGGCCGCCGCCGCGGCGAGGGACGTCGTGCTGGTTGCCGCGGCCGGCAATGCCGGCCCGAAATCGCCGCCGCTGTATCCGGCCGCCAATCCCGACGTGATCGCGGTCGGCGGCATCGATGCCGGCGAGCGGCTGATGGCTGCCTCGAACCGCGGCAGCTACATCGCGTTGGCAGCGCCGGGCGCCGATCTCCTGGTGCCGGTGCCGGACGGCAAATACCAGCTGATGTCGGGCACCTCCTTTTCGGCCGCGTTCGTCAGCGGCATCGCGGCACTGGTGCTGGAGCGCAGTCCGGCATTGAAGCCCGCCGAGGTGCGCAAGGTTCTGACCGGCACAGCCCGCGATCTCGGAACACCCGGACGTGACGATCTGTTCGGGGCGGGCGAGGCGGACGCGCTTGCCGCGGTGATGGCGGCGACCAGCGCGCCCGTCGCGGCCACCTTGGACAAACCGTCGCAGCCTGCACATGAGGCGGACGGCAATAACACTTCCGTGAGCCGCGCGTTGAATGAAGCGGCGCCGTCGATCGCATCGGACGATTCCGCCGCAAATCACCGCGCCGCACAGTGA
- a CDS encoding sigma-70 family RNA polymerase sigma factor yields the protein MSATQAASDEVLIARIAQGDRLAMQVLYGRHHVRVYRFGLRLVRDEQVAEDLISEVFLDVWRQAGKFEGRSAVSTWLLAITRFKALSSLRRRKDAELDDEAANAIEDTSDDPETVVQKKDTGDTLRKCLTGLSAEHREIVDLVYYHEKSVEDVAEIVGIPENTVKTRLFYARKKLAELLKAAGVERGWP from the coding sequence TTGAGCGCGACACAGGCGGCTTCAGACGAGGTTCTGATCGCTCGGATCGCTCAAGGCGACCGGCTCGCCATGCAGGTGCTGTACGGACGGCATCATGTCAGGGTGTACCGCTTCGGGCTTCGGCTCGTGCGGGACGAACAGGTGGCGGAGGACCTCATTAGCGAGGTCTTTCTGGACGTGTGGCGTCAGGCGGGCAAATTCGAGGGACGATCCGCCGTTTCAACCTGGCTTCTGGCGATTACCCGGTTCAAGGCGTTGTCTTCGCTGCGGCGAAGGAAAGACGCCGAACTGGACGATGAGGCCGCGAACGCGATCGAGGACACGTCCGACGATCCGGAAACGGTGGTGCAGAAGAAGGACACGGGTGACACGCTGCGTAAGTGCCTGACGGGACTATCGGCGGAACACCGGGAAATTGTCGATCTTGTCTACTATCACGAGAAATCCGTGGAAGACGTCGCAGAGATCGTCGGGATTCCGGAGAACACCGTGAAGACGCGCCTGTTCTATGCGCGCAAGAAACTTGCCGAGTTGCTGAAGGCAGCCGGTGTCGAGCGAGGTTGGCCATGA